In the Deltaproteobacteria bacterium genome, one interval contains:
- a CDS encoding thrombospondin type 3 repeat-containing protein, with the protein MQPFLTQYYSGDNIEFQGSISVVNYPGHGWCIAGHNNILERMLAIHNELDGFKISGNFAFLKGIQSLLNSSNGISLSGNGATIQPSVINSNSGTNKIQLPVFAANSQKGIYIESSQNNIFSTQSFSNKEAGVYISGNQSKINLKELIAYDNKAGAGGMGILFAGYINDDIKAPTVVELTNDGQDNLSGSVDVHLIQPDTSYELHVYIAESKDMTDGQPTQARYLVKTVILVPNMQKSDGVYSVNILADEIKKALGKSVISQETYFTFMLTDPSKGSSVYSLAYKKPEKPTILLVITPAWLELLKVLANPDFLKAMDEDGDGTITTLDNCPSVANADQLDTDGDKAGDACDADDDNDGVNDGEDNCPLVGNPFQEDADGDGAGAVCDPDDGNVLVDDDQDDDGVKDAVDNCPNVANADQADVDHDSEGDLCDSDDTIKDNDSDGVEDAKDNCPSLANPDQTDSDSDGTGDVCEPVVTPTPTPTSVATPTPTSTPTPTTKPTPTPVTSCPDGQVLQGGQCVTPVINLPLEENSSGGCSLQPNFEAGASPWVFKGLIALWVGLLYLMRRDLKAKNLRKI; encoded by the coding sequence ATGCAGCCATTTCTTACTCAATATTACTCGGGCGACAATATCGAGTTTCAAGGGTCGATCAGCGTAGTTAATTATCCGGGCCATGGTTGGTGCATTGCGGGCCACAATAATATTTTAGAGAGAATGCTTGCGATTCATAATGAACTAGATGGGTTCAAAATTTCCGGTAATTTTGCTTTTCTTAAGGGGATACAAAGCCTTTTGAACTCAAGCAATGGGATTTCCCTTAGTGGCAATGGCGCTACCATTCAGCCTTCGGTTATTAATAGCAATTCAGGGACCAATAAAATTCAATTGCCCGTCTTTGCAGCCAACAGCCAGAAGGGTATTTATATTGAATCAAGCCAAAATAATATTTTTTCTACCCAAAGTTTTTCTAACAAAGAAGCAGGGGTTTACATTAGTGGTAATCAATCAAAGATTAATTTAAAAGAACTCATTGCCTATGACAATAAAGCCGGGGCAGGGGGCATGGGTATTCTATTTGCGGGTTATATCAATGATGATATCAAAGCCCCCACCGTTGTGGAATTAACTAATGATGGGCAAGATAATTTGTCAGGTTCTGTTGATGTGCATTTAATTCAGCCCGATACAAGTTATGAGCTTCACGTTTATATTGCTGAATCTAAGGATATGACCGATGGCCAACCCACGCAGGCTCGGTATTTAGTCAAGACGGTAATATTAGTACCCAATATGCAAAAAAGTGATGGGGTGTATTCGGTCAATATTTTAGCCGATGAAATTAAAAAAGCCTTGGGCAAATCGGTTATTTCTCAAGAGACTTATTTTACCTTCATGTTGACCGATCCTAGCAAGGGTTCGTCGGTTTATTCGTTGGCCTATAAAAAGCCTGAGAAGCCTACTATTCTTTTGGTAATAACTCCGGCTTGGCTCGAACTTTTAAAAGTTCTTGCTAATCCCGACTTTTTAAAGGCCATGGATGAAGATGGTGATGGTACGATTACGACTCTCGATAATTGCCCCAGCGTTGCCAATGCCGATCAGCTCGATACTGATGGCGACAAGGCTGGTGATGCCTGTGATGCCGATGACGATAACGATGGGGTTAACGATGGTGAAGATAATTGCCCGCTCGTTGGTAATCCCTTTCAAGAAGATGCCGATGGTGATGGCGCCGGGGCGGTTTGTGACCCTGATGATGGCAATGTATTAGTCGATGACGATCAAGATGATGACGGGGTGAAGGACGCGGTCGATAATTGCCCTAACGTGGCTAACGCCGATCAAGCCGATGTAGACCACGATAGTGAAGGCGATTTGTGTGACAGCGATGATACCATTAAAGATAACGATAGTGATGGTGTCGAAGATGCAAAAGATAATTGCCCAAGCTTAGCCAATCCCGATCAAACCGATAGCGATAGCGATGGGACGGGCGATGTTTGCGAGCCGGTTGTAACACCAACGCCAACTCCTACTTCTGTCGCAACACCAACACCAACCTCAACGCCTACCCCTACGACCAAGCCAACTCCTACCCCAGTGACGTCGTGCCCCGATGGGCAGGTATTGCAAGGCGGTCAATGCGTTACGCCCGTGATCAATCTTCCTCTCGAAGAAAATAGTAGCGGTGGGTGTAGCCTGCAACCTAACTTTGAAGCCGGGGCTAGCCCGTGGGTTTTTAAAGGCTTGATTGCGCTGTGGGTGGGATTGCTATACCTGATGCGCCGCGATCTTAAAGCTAAAAACTTACGTAAAATTTAA